From the Microtus ochrogaster isolate Prairie Vole_2 chromosome 8, MicOch1.0, whole genome shotgun sequence genome, the window CCCGGTGGCGCAGCAGCGGGACCCGAAGCTGCTGGCGGGGACCTGCACCCCGGTGCAGCTGGTCGCCCTCATCCGTCACGGCACCCGCTACCCTACGACCAAGCAGATCCGCAAGCTGAGGCAGCTGCAGGGGCTGCTGCAGACTCGGGGAATCGGAGACCGCGGGAGCGGAGTGGCAGCCGCGCTGGCCGAGTGGTCGCTGTGGTACGATGACTGGATGGACGGGCAGCTGGTGGAGAAGGGGCGGCAGGACATGCGACAGCTGGCACTGCGCCTGGCCGCCCTCTTCCCCGACCTCTTCAGCCGGGAGAACTACGGCCGCCTGCAGCTGATCACCAGCTCCAAGCACCGCTGTGTGGACAGCAGCGCCGCCTTCCTCCAAGGGCTGTGGCAACACTACCACCCCGGACTGCCACCGCCAGACGTCTCAGGTGACAGCGCGCCCCGCCTCCCCCAGATCCGGACCCCCAGCTCAGCCTCTGCTCGCGGCCCCCTTTCCAGCCTTACGTTCCACGCACTCCACCGCCGTTTGCGCTCTCAGAGCGCAGGATGTTGTGGACTTGGCTGCCTCTGTTGTCTTAATAGTACGCTTGTTTAGTCACTCATCAGCTGTGACTTCCTAGCATTTTCTGCGTGAGGGGTGCTATAGGGGACGCTGGAGATCCAGCAGGAAAACGGAGGAGTATCGCTCCCACAGTTACATTCCCCATTTACAAACTGTGTTATCCCTCTGAACGCCAATTTTTCCCTTTCTGGGAACTAGTTTAACAGCTGGTGcatttgctgggcggtggtggctcacgcccgtagtcctagcactcgggaggcagaggcaggtggatttctgtgagttcgagaccagcctggtctgtaagagctagagccaggacaagctccaaaactacagagaaacaaaacaactgcCGCTAGAACTTTTTCCTCCTGCATTGCTTATGTCAGttggactttttttctttctttttcatcatcGTCTTTTCAGGTGTTAACACATTTACGTGCTGTTTTAGGAAGCCGCTCCTCAGATCTTCTCTGtgcccttcttttcccctctgttTTATTCTTGTGTTTTCTGTAGCATTTCCCTCGTTGTGGCTGTGGTATATGGGCACATGCTCCACATGTAAGTTGGTAAACTTACTCCATCATGACACCATTTCAGAATTTGGGAGCTCTTGGGGTGGAATCCTGTTTGATGTGCTTCCTTCGCTTGTTCTTACATAGCTTATGACTAGTCAGGCTAGAATCCAGGTCGTGGCTTTTCTAGATTGTCTTTTCCCTCCAAAAATGTTCCATTTGCTACAGATAACAACAGCAAACATAATGCCTTTGTGTACCGCACATGCTTCACGTTTAGTTTGTTGACTGCTTACCACGGCTTTATGAAGTCGCTAATCGTGTCCACTGCCCAatctcacagatgaagaaatgaagcaaaaatacCAAATAACTTGCTAATTTCATTCAGCTGGATGTGGATCTAGGAAACCCGATTTAGAACTTgctctcaggggctggagaaatagctcaagagggtaagagcattgcctgctcttccaaaggtcctgagttcaattcccagcaactacatggtggctcacaaccatctgtcatgaggtctggtgccctcttctggcctgcaggcatacacgcagaaagaatattgtatacataataagtaaataaatttaaaaaaatgggttaaagtcgggtagtggtggtgtgcacctttaatcccagcactctagaggcagaggcaggcagatctcaataaattaaaggccagcctggtatacaacaagttccaggacagtcagggatgttacatagagataccctgtctcgaaaaaaccaaaaaataataaacaaaaaaatgaataaaaaaaaaaagaacttgctcTCAACGACACCATACATCTTCTGAGTACTTTGCCCGTAACATAGCTGATGAAAATAGCATGTAACATCTTCGTACCAAAAGATGAGCAAGTGTAAGCAACTGCTTATCAGTGTTAAggtaactcaaaaaaaaaaaaaaaaccaaaaaactagaAGTACTCAGTTTGTCATCTTCCCCATTGTTGTGTGTCATGTTACTACTGACGTACGTGTGCCTATTTATTGAGTGTGCTTTTTAATTgtggctacatttttttttcattactttgaGTGGAAATCCTCCTAAATCCATTAACATTCACTTGAGTCTGAAAACTCGAACATTTAAAATGGCAccacagggctggtgagatggctcagcgggtcgAGGCTCTTGCAGCCACGCCTGCCAGCCCGACTCAGATCCCTGGACATGCATAGTGAAGGGAGAGAACTGAGCCCTGCCAGctgcacactaaataaatacctgttactttttaaaatgcacagTGTGTACTGTGTAAATATATACAGGAGAAATGAATTATGGTCTTTAGATTGCATTGTGAGGATTGGCATTTGCCTCAAGTGCAAAGCCAGGGATGGAAACAGTTTAGGGAAATCTAGCCCTGATTGTTTTAGTCCCAGAGGTTAAACTACCCCGACCACTCCATTGTCATCCGTAGAGGGTTGTTTTGTCTACAGTGTACATCTGGGCTTCTGAGAAAGGCCACACAATCAGATTTTAGGTTTTTATAGAAATAGAACAATGTAATTTGATAACACAAGTGAGAAGTTGATCTTTGGAGCCATATGGGAAGATGACAGAATTCCCATGTTCAGGATGTTTCTGCAAGAACTATAATTCAGTTGGCAAGTAGAGTAGGCAGAATTATGTTTGGGAAATATATTTAcgtatatgtttatatttttacccAGATAACCAACATAGTTTATTCTAACTTGTGTTTTCACGTTCACATACAGAAGCAATACTTAGTGTTCTTTTCCCATTGGAAGAATGGTGATTGAGATGTTTTGAATATGACTGGAAAAAGGCCCCAACAAGTTGAAGCATGATAATGAACgctttttctataaatatttgttgccAAGTTGTGGAAACAATGTAACCTAGTAAATGCTAAATGGGAGACTTCTGAGAGCTTCAGGCAGAGGAGGAGCCGAGGTGGCTGGCTTCTGAGCTGAAACAGTGGACCTGAAACAGCAACGGTGCTTTGCTGGTTTCTGTAGTTTTTGTCAAAACAATATTTTGTCAGGTAACACGGCTTGGAAAACTAGTTGAGAAACTGAAATGCTCCACTTGGAGTCTCGCTTAGCAGGAGAAACAGACCTGTTGAATTCTCCGCTTGGTGTCTGGAAACTGCTGGGTCTTAGTTGGCTTTCTAAAGGTACCGATGTTTTAAGAATATATGTACCTTGTATAGTATTGctttaacatttcttttcaatCTACTTTTTTTAGTCTTTTCTAGCCTATCAGTTCATGCATTGTAGTTgttataaatgaagaaactgagttgGGGATGTAGCTAGCTTATTGGGTAAAGAGCTGGCCTACCGTGTaaaggccctgagtttgacccATAAtacctcaaaaaagcaaaataaacactcCACGaaaaacccattctctttgggactagagagatgactctgtggttgaGAGTATTGTTTGGTTCCAAGTTCAGGCAACTCAAATTTGTTAACTCCAGCTCCCcaggatctgactccctcttctggtttccactaGCAACTGCACCCTTCTCTTGATcactatattttctttgtttgttaaaTGTACCTTTTTCACTTTAAATTTTCAGTAATTTGAATTGTCACTAATGCCAATGACTTACACATGTATGCTTTCTTCACTTCAGATATGGGGTGTGACCCTCCAAGAATTAACGATAAACTAATGAGGTTCTTTGATCATTGTGAGAAGTTTTTAACTGATGTGGAAAGAAACGATTCGGCTCTTTATCATGTAGAAGCCTTCAAAACTGGACCTGAAATGCAGAAGATTTTAAACAAAGTTTCAGCTACATTACAAGTGCCAGTAAACAGTTTAAATGCAGGTAATATATCTGTTGTAGTTCATTTCAATTCTGGTGTAAACAGTTTGGGAGcgttaaatgtaaacaaacaaacaaacaaaaacaacagttaCTCTTAGGGGTCACAATAAAATTATGTTAACTAAATAGCATGTCTTGGGCCAGGAAAATTATATGCCacatgcttaattttattttcatatttttaaaatcttttataaacGAATATATGAGGCTTctaaatgtggattttttttgtgCGAGCCTCATCTCTAAGCATAACTTAATTCAAAAATTGCCTTTTCTAAATTATCTCTTTGTGTcatgtggtggtggcgcacgcctttaatcccagctcttaggaggcagaggcaggcggatctctgtgagttcaagaccagcctggtctacaatgtgagttccaggacagccagggctgttacacggggaaaccctgtctcaaaaaacaaacaaacaaacaaaattatcttggggggggggagcgggaggagaggaaggaaaggcaactgaaattggtatgtaaaaattaagtaaatattacCTCTTTGTAAAAAGTGCAAGGAAAAATCATAAATCCTTTTGTTTTGGGAAACCTTAGGAGTGCATGTTATTGTGAAGAACGGTAGGTTTTAGGGAGTGAGAATTGAAGTAGGTTTGCAGCTTCTCTATGTGGAGGAGACTTCAGGGGCTTGAGTGGTCACGTCTGTCCTGAGCTGTTGAAGGGAGCCTGTGGTTTGTCATCATGCTGACACTTGGGAGAGTGAGAGCAGGTGACTGCCTCACTCAGTGGGAACAGGGCGCATGGTTGCCTACGAGTGGACAACTAAGAGAATgaaggtttttttctgttttctaactttataatttattatgataTTAGTGGATATTAATATGTAGAGAAGTGATTATATGTCTCATTATGTTGTAAATCAGTTTCTAAAAGGTTAGAAGAAGAAGGTGTTGGTGCAAGGGGGGAAAATTAAAATCTACTGTACCTGGCTTGGTAAAgtgtttcttgcttgtttgttttgtcatttgtttcctGGTATAGAGTACATCACCTCATAGTCTGAGAGCCAGAACTCAAACTCCAGATGAGCCATACCATGTCTCCAGACACACACAGCGTTAACAAGCCACTGTGCTTTATTAGGTGTTGTGGTTCTAAAACCTTATAGAAGCCCAAGTTTCCAATAGCTTTTATGTATagttctaaagaaataaaagtctttcttaagattttattttatgtgtgtgagtgtttgcctgcaaatgtgtgggtgtgtgactACCACGTGTGTTGCCTGGtggtgccatggaggccagaagaggggatcagatcctctggaactgattACAGACCATTCATGTGAATGCTAGGAATAGAACCTGGATCCTCTCTGAGAGCAGCTAGGgcttttaactgctgatccatctttccaaccccaaaatgttgtggggtgtgtgtgtgtgttttaaatatattaccTCAGGAATTCTTTAAACTGAACTGGTATGGAAAATATCAATTACTTAATCTTGGTCTCATTTTcctttgggaaagaaaaacacagtaaaaCAAACCGAAACTCAGAGTAACGGTAGCAGTCACTACCGTTGGCCCCTCATGCCTTCGTTCCCTGAACTCTTCAGCTTTAGATGATCCTGCTTGTTTACTGGAGAACCCCGTGTTTGACTCCTCTTGGCCAAGGCCTCCTTTTATAGCCCAAGCCCTGACTCACGTATCCCTTTCTTTAGTACCGTTTATGTCTAAAGTAAAGCAGTATAAATATTCCTGGTTCCTGATTCTGAAATCTGCTGGCATTTCTTAGGCAGCTAAGTTTGGAAAATGGATCTAATTACCTTGCTAGTACGGGGttgtcctttcctccttctctgctcGGAGTCTTCATCTTTCTCCGGCCCCTTcgttctgtttttccttctcaatCTTCTAGGGTCCTCTCTCACATTTTACGTGTCTCTATGTATTAAAAGTTATAATAGGagctttttgtggtttttaaaactGGTAGTAAATATGCTGTCATTGCTAATATTCAAGGAGGACAAAACATTGGAAACTTGTGCTCCCTTTTTCTACCCTTCTAAAGATATCAATGTGGAGTTCTATTTAATAAGTCAATGTATGAATCCTTTGTTGGGTCTGCTACAAAGCATGCACTTAGAAACAAACTTAGAAACTTTAGAAGTCGCCCTTTGCAGGCTGCTTCCTAGGCTCGCGGGGCAGCGATGCCTCCTCGAGGTTTCCTCTGCTGTTGCAGTTGTTCGTTTGCGTGCACAGTCAAGCCTTGGTCCTCAGATAGTCTCCTCTCCAGAAATACAGTTTTTCAGCTGTGCATATAACTGTGCACTAGTAGTCTATGGGTATATGATCTTTAAAAACTAGAGAAATGAATAACCCACATTCTACCTGTTTTTCTCCCCCAGACTTAATTCAGGTAGCTTTTTTCACCTGTTCATTTGACCTGGCAATTAAAGGCGTCCATTCTCCTTGGTGTGATGTGTTTGATGTAGATGACGCAAAGGTAAGTTCCGTTTGTGTTCTCTTCCTCGTGTTTTTTAGTCAagtgaaatttttgttgtttactCAAAGCAGTGTTCCAGAAAATAAGTACGATAAACTGCCTGCAACTAACTCCCAATTTTCCTAGGTCAGGAGGGATGGAGGCTTAAGGAAGGAAATTATTTGGGTTCATAGAACTCAGAAAAACTTCTTTTTATAGTAATTTGATTTCTaagtctttctccctccccattcCAATTAGAAACCCACTCTGGGAGAGGTAGTAGGACTAATACAAGACCAAGTTCTGCTCAGCAAGGACTGTTTCCCTCAGACCTGGTTCATCCCGTGAATTCATCCCATTCAGGAGAAATTTAGCTCCTGTTTGCCTAAGAGGTCCCTGGTTCCacctggtggtggcagtggtgccacacagtttctgtctgtcttcctgtcccctcttgtCACCTGACTGGTGCACTTTGAAGGAGTACAGAGAGACCTCTGAGGACTTTAAGGGAGCTAAATTTTGCTTgattcttgagtgctggggtctAGAAAGGATGAATTAGGAGAATATTTTGGATTGTCCAGGATTATAGACTTCTGGACCTTAGTTACCCCTTATGTGCataaataaaacagtgttttatATGGGAATTGAGAATTGCTTCAAAGTTT encodes:
- the Minpp1 gene encoding multiple inositol polyphosphate phosphatase 1; translated protein: MMLSGARSRLPASVAPAAVLAAALLSSFARCSLSGRGDPVASVLSPYFGTKTRYEDVNPWLLVDPVAQQRDPKLLAGTCTPVQLVALIRHGTRYPTTKQIRKLRQLQGLLQTRGIGDRGSGVAAALAEWSLWYDDWMDGQLVEKGRQDMRQLALRLAALFPDLFSRENYGRLQLITSSKHRCVDSSAAFLQGLWQHYHPGLPPPDVSDMGCDPPRINDKLMRFFDHCEKFLTDVERNDSALYHVEAFKTGPEMQKILNKVSATLQVPVNSLNADLIQVAFFTCSFDLAIKGVHSPWCDVFDVDDAKVLEYLNDLKQYWKRSYGYSINSRSSCTLFQDIFLHLDKAVEQKQRSQPVSSPVILQFGHAETLLPLLSLMGYFKDKEPLTAYNFKEQDHRKFRSGRIVPYASNLIFVLYHCENAKTPQEEFQVQMLLNEKVLPLAHSQETVAFYEDLKSYYKEILQNCQTSKECDLPKVNVTSDEL